The DNA segment CTAGCACGACGAACGTCGGCAAGTCCTCGTTCATCGAGCCCAACCCGTAGGAAACCCACGAGCCGAGGCATGGCCGGCCCGTGATCTGATTGCCGGTCTGCATGTAGCTGATGGCCGGCTCGTGATTGATCGCGTCGGTCTTCATGCTGCGGATGAAGCAGATGTCGTCGACGCATTGCGACAGGTTCGGCAAGAGCTCGCTGACCCACATGCCGCTGCCGCCGTACTGCGCAAACTTGAACTTCGAGGGCGCGATGGGAAAGCGCTTTTGACCCGAGGTCATCGTCGTGAGCCGCTGTCCCATGCGGACCGAGTCGGGCAGGTCCTTATCGAACCATTCCTGCATCGTCGGCTTGTAATCGAACAGGTCCATCTGCGCAGGGCCGCCGACCATGTGCAGGTAGATCACGCGCTTGGCCTTCGGCGCGAAGTGCGGACCGATCGGGATATGCCCTGCGCCGGGGCCGGCCGAAGTCGCCGCCGCGGCACGCGACAATCCACCTCCCAAGAGCGAAGCCAAAGCCGCCGAGCCCAGCGCGTTCGCCCCGCGCGTAAAGAACTGGCGGCGCGTCTCGCTACGAACCCAATCCTCGAAAAGCGGATGCATGGAAGCCTCGCGCAAAAGTAGTCAGTAGTCGGTATTCAGTAACCAGTAGCTAGTAACCGACAGCCAGGAATTTCTTCGCATTTTTACTGACTACTGGCTACCGACCACTGACTACTTATTCAGTGTCTCGTCCAAATTCAGCAATTCGTTCGACAACATCGTCCAGCCGGCCAGGGTGCTCGGATCGAGCCCGGCGTCGGGCTTCGATTCGCCGAACGTGATGACTTGTTTCGCGTCGTCCACGTGGTCGCGGTAATAGGCCGTGAGCGCGGCCAGCGATTTCTCGACCACCGGCCGCTCCTGGTCCGTAAACGTGCGGCTCAGGATGCGCCGCGCCATGAAATCGATCCGCGCGGCGTCCGAATCGCCTCCTTCGCGCAGCGTCCGCTCGGCCAGCCGGCGAGCCGCCTCGACGCATTGCGGATCGTTCAACGTCGCCAGCGCCTGGAGCGGCGTGTTCGTACGCTCGCGTCGCACCGTACACTGCTCGCGGCTGGGCGCGTTGAAGATCTCCATCGAGGCCGGCGGCGCCGCGCGCTTCCAGAACGTGTACATGCTGCGGCGATACAAATTGTCGCCCGAGTCTTGTTTGTAGTCGCGAGTGTTGCTGCCAATCATGGCCACCGCCTCCCACACCCCCTCGGGCTGATACGGTCGCACGCTCGGCCCGCCCAGTTTGCGCACCAACAGGCCGCTGGCGGCCAGGCCATAATCGCGCACCATTTCGGCATCCATGCGGAAGCGTGGGCCGTGGGCCAACAAGCGGTTCTGCGGATCGGCCTGCAACTTTTCAGGCGTGGTGGTCGCCGCTTGCCGGTACGTGGCCGACAACACCAGCTCGCGGAAGAACCGCTTCACGTCCCAACCGTGATCGCGGAACTCGAGCGCCAGCCAATCGAGCAACTCCGGGTGCGAAGGCAGCTCGCCGGCCACACCGAACTCGCCAGTCGTCTTCACCAGGCCGGTGCCGAAGACTTCCTGCCAGAAGCGGTTCACCGTCACGCGCGCCGTAAGCGGATGGTCCGGCCGCAAGAGCCACCGGGCGAAGCCCAAGCGGTTCTTCGGCAGCTCGGCGGGGAACGCGGGCAGAATATCGGGCGTGTCGGCCTTCACTTCGTCGCGCCGCTTGTCGTAATCGCCGCGATAGAGGATGTAGGCCATCGGCGAGGTGTCGCTCTTCTCTTGCGCGACGTGCGCGATCGTCGCCCGGGATTTGATCGCCGCCTCTTTGGCCGACAGCTCCTTCTTGTGCGTCGCGAGCTGCTGATAGTTCGCATCCATGGCGTCGAGCCACCAGCCGTACAGCTCCTCGACTTCGCTGGGGCTGCGTCCTTCGGCAGGCTTGGCGACCAGGTACGCGGCGCGTGTAGCCGTTGCCAGCTGCGCTACCTCGCCCGGCTCGAGGGCGCGGTTATAAAGCCGCAGATCCTGCAACGATAAATCATCAACACGTGCGCCCGTGCTGCGCTGCGCCAATTTCAACGGAACGCTGGTGCGAATCGTGCCGGCCAGGCTGTTGGCCGTCACTTCCACTTCTTGCGGCGCGCCATCGACGTAGATCTTCACGCCGGCTGCCTTGGCCGAGCCGTCGTACACGACGCTGACATATTGCCACTTGTCGGCCTTGAGCGCCGTCTTGCCGACGACTTTCACCGCGTCCTCGGGCCATTTGCTGACGATGTGCGTCGCCGGCCGACCGCGATCGAGCCACATGTCCCAGCCGCGGTGGCCGTTCGCCTCGTCCATGCGCGCCACCATGGCGCCGCTGAGGTTATCCTTCGGCACCTTGACCCAGGCACTGCACGTGAATGGCTGGTCGCGTTCGAAGTCGCCAGCTCCGGCGACTTCCATGACGGTGTCCGCCTTGCTCTTGAAAGCTTTTTCCGCCGTAACGCCGGTGTCCCACGCCGGCTCGCTGCCGAGCAGCACGGGGCGCGGCTGACCACCGATCGACACGGCCAATACATTGCCAGCGCTCTCGCCCAGCGGCGCGTAAAAGGCCAGACCGGCCGTGACCAGTCGAGCTTCGATCGTGGCGGGCGCGGCTTTCGCCAGCCACGTTTCGAATTCACCGCGGGCCGCGGCGCGCCGCGCGTCGATCTGTTGCTGCGCGGCCGATAGTTCGCCGGGCAGCTTTTCCCACGCCTGCCGATCTTCGGCGGTCGGCACCACGACCGTGGGCGGCGTGTCCTTGACATTGCCGTCCATCGCCCTTTGCGTGGTGTTATTGAAGAACGCCGCCATCTCGTAAAACTCGCGCTGCGAGAGTGGATCGAACTTATGGTCGTGGCACACCGCGCAGCCGGCCGTCATGCCGAGCCATACCTGCGAGACCGTCTCGGTGCGGTCGCGGTTGTAGAGCACCAGGTATTCTTCATCGATCGCCCCGCCTTCGCTGGTCGTCATGTTGCAGCGGTTGAAGCCCGACGCCACGAGCTGGTCGAGTGAGCGATTCGGCAACAAGTCGCCCGCCAATTGCTCGATCGTGAACTGGTCGAACGGCAGGTTGCGATTGAAGGCGTTGATCACCCAGTCGCGATAAGCCCACCCTTCGCGATAGTTGTCGAAATGGATGCCGTGGGTATCGGCGTAGCGCGCGGCGTCCAGCCAGTAACGGCCGCGGTGCTCGCCCCAGGCCGGCGAAGCCAGCAAACGATCGACATACCGCTCGTAGGCGCCGGGCGACGTGTCCGCGACAAACGCTTCGACGTCGGACGGCTCGGGCGGAAGGCCCGTAATGTCGAGGCACGCCCGGCGCGCCAATGTGCGGCGATCCGCCTCGGGCGCCGGTTTCAGCCCCAGAGATTCCAGCCGGGCGAGGATGAAGTTATCGAGCCCACCCCGCGGCCAGGCTTTGTCCTGCACTTCAGGGAGCGATGGCCGGGCCGGCGCGATGAACGACCAGTGCGGTTGATATGCGGCGCCCGCCGCGATCCAATCCGTCAGTAGCTTCTTTTGCTCCGCCGACAACTTCTTATGCGACGCCGCGGGGGGCATCATCGTGTCTTCATCCGTGCTCGTGATCCGCGTCACCAGTTCGCTCTCCTCCGGCTTGCCGGGCTGGATGGCGCCCCTTTCGACCGCCGCCTCGCGACGATCCAGCCGCAGGTCGGCCTTGCGCGAGGCGCTGTCCGGGCCGTGGCAGGCGAAGCAGTTCTCCGCCAAGATCGGGCGAATGTCGCGGTTGTAGCCGATCGGGCTGGCGGCTTTTGCGGTGCTAGCTACCAGAACCACAACAAGTAATGCCCGCAGCGAAAAACCGACGGGCAGCGGCCCACGTGGCGTCATGTCCGATTCCTTCGAGGAGCGAAAACAGGCGGGATGCAGGCAAGCGGCGGGCGAGCCGACCAGGATCGATCCCGATGAAATCGAGAATTCGGTCCGCCGGTCGGAAAACCGCCCCCGTCGAATCAGGCAGGATTCTGGCAGGTCGGCGGGCTCGGCACCCGCCCCCCGATTGTAAACAATCGCCAGGCCGAGGGAAACAATTTGGTCGGCCAGACGTTGGCCAGACGGGTCATCCCTGGCCGTCGGCGGGAAGACGCCCGGCGCCGTGTTTCCCCGGTACCCGGCATTTCTACCTGAATATGGCGGAGATGCCACGCGAGGGAGTAAACTTCAAGTAGCCAGGATCGTCGTCAACGCAATCGGCCCTCTTGGTGGAACCTGCCACGGCCTCTTGGTATTTGTAGTCGCGGGGATACGAATCGCTTCCCGACACGGGTCAGAACTTGCTCATGAATGGCGGCCGCCCGATGTTCGCTTGGTGGCCGGCCACCACGGCTTGAAGTTCGGACGAGCCAAACACAGATGACCGCGGGCGAACTCTTTAAGCGCGCCACGTTTCGATTCGGTCTCGGCACATTGCTGGTCGCCGTGACCCTGCTCGCTCTACTGATCGGCTGGCTGAGACGGCCAGAACTTGTTCATCTCGAAAGTCGGACGTTTGGCGATCCCGACTACGACATCACGGTTACGGAGCGCAAGCGGGTCGGCAACATCTCGACGGTCTGTGTGAATCACAAGAAAGGCTTTTCGGTCGGTTCCGCAATGTTCGTTGCCAAGGCATTGTGCAAGATCGCAAAGGCGAGGCATGCCGAATACTTCGTGATGCTCGAAGAGCACGAGGCGCCCGACGGAACCCGGCTCATGCAGGTCGGCTTTACGAACGTGAAGAACGCCGACATCAAACGCGAGTTCGGTTCGCAATTCAGCAAACTGGACGATCGCGGCGAGCCGCGTCGCTATTCGAGCAAGCACGATCTCGAAGATTTCTTTGCCGTGGCCCCCGCCTACGAAGCGCGCCCCTGACACCCTGAGTGTCGGCGGTCGTGACCGTGCAACGGCAATCGGCTCTGTCCGAATCGCCGCAAGCGACCTTCGCAGGCCGAACAGGCTGACGCTTGTCGAGAAATGGTCGACGGCCTTGTTACAGTCCGCCCTCAAGCGGCCGCGGGCCCTTCGAAGAAACGTTGTTCATGCCCATGCCGGGCGGTAGATTGAAAACTGCCAGGGGGTCGGGGGCGACCCGCGAACCCGTTTCGCGCCACAAGTCTTCTCACGGTCATTCCGCGAGATGTGTGCCAACTGCACGACAGCAATCACAAGGAGTCGCGCCATGAAACTTCCTCATCGCCGCGCGTTTCTCGCCGAAGTCGGACAGGGAATGATGGTGGCCACGATCGGATACGGCACCGCGCTGGAGCTAGGGCTTACCCCCGCGATGGCCGCCGACGTCCCGTCGCGCATCTCCTTTGGCCCGCGCGAATCGCTCGTGGCTTTGATGCAAGAGACGCCGATCGAGCGACTCTTGCCCTCTCTGGCCGATCAGCTGCGCCGCGGCACGTCGCTGCGCGAGCTGGTTGCGGCGGCGACCCTGGCTAACGCCCGCGCCTTCGGCGGCGAGGATTACATCGGCTTTCACACGTTCATGGCGCTCGCGCCGGCGTTGCACATGAGCGAGCAACTGCCCGAGCCGATGCGCGCGCTTCCGGTTTTGAAAGTGCTGTATCGCAATACCGACCGCATCCAGGCGCGCGGCGTCGCGCAGAAAGATACCCTGCACCCCATCGAGGCAGGCGCCGAAACAGACCCGACGGCGGAACGAATTCGCGACGCGGTTCGCAATAAAGATCTGGCCCAGGCCGAGCGGCTGCTGGCCGCGGCGGCCGGTCGCTCACCTCAAGAAGCGTACGACGATCTGTTGCCCGTCGTCGCCGACGGCGTGGAAGTGCACCGCACGGTGCTGGCGTACCGAGCCTGGGACCTGCTGGACCTGGTGGGTCGCGAGCACGCGCTGACCATGCTTCGACAATCGCTGCACTACTGCGTCGACAGTTGCAAGCCCTCGTACAACGAGCGTTTCGCCAGCTTGCGCGACTTGATTCCCAAGCTGCTCGATCAGTATCGGCTGGTCGAGCGCGAACCCGGCACGCGCGTCGCCGAGGATGGCTGGCTCGCGTCGATGAGCCAAACGCTGTTGACCAGCACGCCCGACCAGGCGGCCGATGCGATTGCCGCGGCCCTGGCCGAGGGCATGTCTGCCGATTCGGTGGCCGACGCCGTGGCGCTGGTGGCGAATCAATTCGTGCTCCGCGATCCAGGCCGCAGTGCTCGCAACGCGCAGGCCAACAAGCCGGTGGGCAGCGTCCACGGCGATTCGATCGGCGTACACGCCTCGGACTCGGTAAATGCCTGGCGAAACATCGCGCGCGTCAGCAATCGCAAAAACAGCGTCGTAAGCCTGATGCTCTCCGGCTGGCAGGTGGCCAGTGATCGTGCGTTCGTTCCGGAGTTGACCAACGGGCAATCGCAACCGGCGCCCGAGCAGGTCGAAAAGATCAAGTCGCGCGATCAGGCTTCCTTGATGGCACAGCTCGACGATGCCATCCGGCAGCAAGATCAGGCGCGGGCTTGCGCCGTCGTACACCTTTACGGCGAGCAGAACTACCCCGCGGCCGACGTGCAACATCTGCTGTTGCGTTATGCGATCAGCGAGGACGGCGCTCTGCACGCCGAGAAGTATTATCACACCACGACCGAGGAATTCGCCCGGGCGAGGCCCGCATTCCGCTGGGGTCAATTGACGGCGCTCGCGCGCGTGACAGCCAGCGAGTATGGCCAGCCGGCCCCGGGCATGGCCGAGGCAAAGCGTCTGCTGAACGTGTGATTGTCCGCGGCGCGACTGCGGCAGTCCGGCCGTTATCGGCGACGATAGCGATCTGCTCGCGGCGGCCGGCGCGAGCGGCGTGCGCAAACTCCACTTGTGTAGGATCGATGTTACGCCAGGCGTGAATCGGTTCGGCGAGAAGCGCTCCGTGACAATCTGTCCGCGCTCATCGCGCACACATCGCGTCATTCTGTCGCGAGTGAAAGTAACGGTTGTTCATTGATGCGACAAAAATGCGCCCCGATGAGATTCTGACAAACATGTTAGTTTGCATGGCGCACGGTGTTTTTACACCTCTTCCTGTTGCGTTTGCACGACGATCGTGCTTCTAATGCGCATGTGGCAGTCTTTAGTTCGGGAGTACCAGCCATGTCGCAAGCAACGCGCGCTTCGGTCATTTGCCTTCTCTTCCTTCTTGTCC comes from the Pirellulales bacterium genome and includes:
- a CDS encoding DUF1553 domain-containing protein, encoding MTPRGPLPVGFSLRALLVVVLVASTAKAASPIGYNRDIRPILAENCFACHGPDSASRKADLRLDRREAAVERGAIQPGKPEESELVTRITSTDEDTMMPPAASHKKLSAEQKKLLTDWIAAGAAYQPHWSFIAPARPSLPEVQDKAWPRGGLDNFILARLESLGLKPAPEADRRTLARRACLDITGLPPEPSDVEAFVADTSPGAYERYVDRLLASPAWGEHRGRYWLDAARYADTHGIHFDNYREGWAYRDWVINAFNRNLPFDQFTIEQLAGDLLPNRSLDQLVASGFNRCNMTTSEGGAIDEEYLVLYNRDRTETVSQVWLGMTAGCAVCHDHKFDPLSQREFYEMAAFFNNTTQRAMDGNVKDTPPTVVVPTAEDRQAWEKLPGELSAAQQQIDARRAAARGEFETWLAKAAPATIEARLVTAGLAFYAPLGESAGNVLAVSIGGQPRPVLLGSEPAWDTGVTAEKAFKSKADTVMEVAGAGDFERDQPFTCSAWVKVPKDNLSGAMVARMDEANGHRGWDMWLDRGRPATHIVSKWPEDAVKVVGKTALKADKWQYVSVVYDGSAKAAGVKIYVDGAPQEVEVTANSLAGTIRTSVPLKLAQRSTGARVDDLSLQDLRLYNRALEPGEVAQLATATRAAYLVAKPAEGRSPSEVEELYGWWLDAMDANYQQLATHKKELSAKEAAIKSRATIAHVAQEKSDTSPMAYILYRGDYDKRRDEVKADTPDILPAFPAELPKNRLGFARWLLRPDHPLTARVTVNRFWQEVFGTGLVKTTGEFGVAGELPSHPELLDWLALEFRDHGWDVKRFFRELVLSATYRQAATTTPEKLQADPQNRLLAHGPRFRMDAEMVRDYGLAASGLLVRKLGGPSVRPYQPEGVWEAVAMIGSNTRDYKQDSGDNLYRRSMYTFWKRAAPPASMEIFNAPSREQCTVRRERTNTPLQALATLNDPQCVEAARRLAERTLREGGDSDAARIDFMARRILSRTFTDQERPVVEKSLAALTAYYRDHVDDAKQVITFGESKPDAGLDPSTLAGWTMLSNELLNLDETLNK